Within Aspergillus oryzae RIB40 DNA, chromosome 2, the genomic segment TATGACCTAGGAATCGAAGCCTTTCTGTGCGAAGGAGGAATTCGGTTCCTTCGCGGAGCCGCTTCAGTTTCGCAACGCTGCGCGGCACGCAGCAGCCTGAACTGAGCAAGAGGATGAACCGCCTGATCAAGAACGAAAATGCGGCTATTAGTGCTTATGAGAAGGCCGGTCGTGAGCGTGTGTCCACCGCAAAAGAGCTCTCCGACTGGGGGGAGGCCACGGAAGACGACGCTGTATCGGACATCACGGATAAACTGGGTGTGTTGCTCGCCGAGATGGGCGATCAAGAGGAGATCTTTGCGGGTTACCTGGAGGAGTATCGGACGGTTCTCAAGCACATTCGCGAAACAGAGAACTCGGTTCAGCCGTCGCGTAATCACCGAGCCAAGATCCAGGACGATATCGCGAAACTGAAGATTAAGGACCCGGAGAGTATCAGGTTGGAGACACTGGAACAGGAGCTTGTGAGAGCGGAAGCACAGAGCTTGGTTGCTGAGGCTCAGTTGACCAACATGGTTCGTGTCAACTCTAGCTACCTATAATAACTGTGGCACATGCTAAGTCTTCGCGTAGACCAGGGCCAAACTCAAAGAGGCTTTCGATATCCACTTGGCCGCTGTCATTGAGAGAGGCGAGAAGCAGATTTTACTCGCCCGCCATGCTCGCCGCCTGCTTGGTATCCTCGACGACTCGCCTGTTGTCCCAGGAGAACCTCGGAAAGACTATGATCGTGGCGACGAGGCGAGTCAGATCATTCAAGACGCCGAGAGAGGTCTTCGCACCTGGGAGAGTACTACCGTGCCTATCCCAACATCGGCCGGACACTTGCATGACAGCACACTCCTTCCAGCCCCAGCAGCTCGTGCGGCTCGGGATAGCCAAGCCCTCACCGTCGGCTCGTCTGAAGTAGATGGCCGTGAGATGTCTGCTTCGACCAGGGATATTAATGGTTCAGCTTCAGATATTCGTTACACTGAGGAATATCCTCCCGAGACTCAAGGCACCAACGAATATGTCAATGAGTATGGGTCTGGGACTCAACAGGGTATTGCGCCTGTGATCGAAGCCCAAGAGTTCCAAGAGCCTGTAACAGCGCCGGTTGAGCCAACTAGGGATACGTATAGTGCTCCTGGTAATGCCATCACTTACATCCCGGGAACTAAGCAACGTGTTGATACCGCCACTGGAGCTGAGGGTTACGGGGAGTCCAGTATACAGGGAGCTAGGGGCATGTATGGAGCCACTCCCGATGTTACTGGATATACCCCTGGAGCTCAAGACACTATTCCGGGGACAAAGGAGCACGTTGGACCCATCAGCGAAGCTAGAAGCTGGGACGCATCTGTCACAGACGTGTCTGGGGATGTCAATGAAAATGTTGCGAGCGGTAGAAGTATCGATGACTCAGTCTCCATCACAGATCCGACTCAGCACTTTGAGGAGCCCTCCACTGAGCTGACGGAAGGAACGGAAGCAACCAAAATGACAGAGGCCACGGATGATGCCAACGGATCTATTCGGGAAAAGCTGCAAGAGCAGCCCCAGGCAGCTTTGGGCATCCCTCAAGTCGTCGCTGTCCCATATTAAGCTAGTCAAGAGCGATGTCTTACCATTGTTTACTCCCTATGTTGCTTTTGAAGTATTATTATGTATATTAGTATGGAAATATGAACTTTGAATGCAGATTACCAAGAAAATCCCCGCCGAAGGACTATCCCTTCCATGTAAATTGAGTGGAGAGGTCATCGTAGAGATAGATGTATGAAGTATGAAGGGAAGGCAAACTGATAAAGGCGATAAGGTGTGAAGTAAGCGATATGATCACGTGACCCAGGCGGCAGGCGTGACGCGGACGGAGCTACAGCATCATCTGGgaagctcttcttcccgCCCAGAAGCTcgacctcctccatcccacCTCCTCACCATCTGCCCTTGTATATCAACTAAGGCTTATTATCCCGCTTCCCAGATACCGATTTAGATCACCGCCCGCCATGGACAAGTTGGTCGCCCAATATAGCCGCCCGGCCCATCAGAATGAGATGTATTCCGAACAAGAACAGCATGACCTCACAGAGAGCCTTCCTCCCCTCTCTCTGAAATTCAACCTTCCTCCAGTTGACAACGTGAGCTACAACCCAATGAATCTTTTATGTGGTGTCGCCTTCGGAAGAGCGTGGTAGCGATGCTACCACTTACCTACTTCACGCCGGAGGACCAAACAGGTCATCATATAATATGCCGAATAAGCGGAGACCCTAGCTAACCTGACCCTTCGTCTAGTCAAGATCCTGGCTCCGTGCTATGACTGATGATCACTCGAACCCAAGCTGCCCCATTAAACTTGCCCACGGAACGACAACACTGGCCTTCCGATTCCAGGGCGGAATTGTACGCCGTCCTATGAACCGGTCCCCTCGTTCTCCACTGACAAACGGTATCATAGATTGTCGCGACAGACTCTCGAGCCACCGCTGGAAATTGGATTGCCAGTCAGACAGTGAAGAAGGTTATTCCCGTCTCGCGGTTGAGCCGTGGTGAGGATAAGGCGAACAATGCCCCGACCCCCGGTCTGCTAGGTACTATGGCGGGTGGTGCTGCGGTACGTACCCCTGTTATGTTTGGGAGTGGACAGCGCTCTGTGTATGCTTCAGATACACTCTAGAACTTTGCTCTAATGACTGGACGTAGGATTGCCAATACTGGTTGAGATATTTGAGTCAGCAGTGCACACTTCATGGTAAGTTCTAGCCCATCATTCTGCACGTCATAGTGCTGAAATGTATTGATACTAACTGTTGGTAGAAATCCGCCACAAGCGCCGTATCACCGTTGCAGCCGCTTCCAAGATTCTCGCCAACCTGACATACGCCTACAAGGGATACGGTTTGAGCATGGGAACAATGTTAGCAGGAGTATGTGACTCGTCCCATCACATTATAAATCACAAAGACGGATCGAAGCTAATGCATTTCCACTGTAAATAGATGACCCCTCAAGAAGGCCCCGCTCTCTATTACATCGACTCAGACGGTACCCGACTCCCGGGCAACCTGTTCTGTGTTGGATCCGGTCAGACATTCGCCTACGGTGTGCTGGATGCTAACTACCGTTACGACTtgactgaggaggaggcccTTGAGCTCGGCCGGAGAAGTATCCTGGCCGCTATGCACCGTGATGCCTACTCTGGTGGTTTCATCAACCTGTACCACGTTAAGGAAGAGGGATGGGTGCACCACGGCTTCGACGACATGAACCCGATCTTCTGGAAgacgaagttggagaagggcgAATTCTCGAATGTTACGTCAGAGTTGTAATGTGTGGTGTCTTAGATGGTTTCTCATGGTGGACATGATatatcaattttcttttcttaggCATACAAGATACTTCCTTCTATGAGTCTGTTTGACAAGCAGTAATGGGACCGAAGTCTCATTGGTCTCATTTCAAAAgagatcctttccttgtgTTACAGTTACTGGGAGAGCTCAGCTGTTTGCACTATGGTACATTCTACTAAAAGAGAGATAAGTATgaagttgaaaagaaaacaatacTATAATGCTATGATATACTAAACAAAAATCTCATCCCAGATAGAtaagtacatacatggaCACATCCAGGAACCAAAATATTGCTAAATACTCCCCATCTATACAAGCTTTTTTCCCGAGCCAACGTAAAATCTTGTCAGGTTCTTTCATGtcgttctttgcttttcttaCTTTGCCCTTGAGATGCAGGATATAATAAACATCTCTCATGTTGAGCGGGGCGATTAGTTGTCCACCTTGAACTTCATCCTGATACCCATGGCAGCAAGCTCAACATCCAGGTACCGGAGCACACCCGGAACAGCAACGACAGTGACGTTATCACCGCCGACGTAGCGCCGGCCGTCACCGTCTTCCCAGGTGATGGCACGGGAGTCATCAAAGACAGCTTCACGGGCGCAGCGTCTGCAGCGCACGATGCCGGAGGAGCCGCTGGCCTGAGTAAGCTGGCTAGAAGCAGCCTTTGCGGCTGCGGCGGCTGCGCCCTGGTTGCGGGCCTTTCCAGAGCCACCGGCGAGGGCGACCTGTGTCGAGAGGAAAGAGCCACAGTCGCGGCAGAGCCAGGCACGCTGAGTATCGGAGCAGTTCATGAGAcggtcttggaggatgaAGGCGGCACCGTGGGCAATGAGGGAGTCACGTTCCATCTCACCGACACGGATACCACCTCCCTTGGCACGACCCTTGACGGGTTGGCCGGTCAGCGAGTTCACGGGACCGGTGGTACGGACTTGGAACTTGTCGTTAACCATGTGACGGAGACGCTGGTAGTGGACGACACCGATGAAGATATCGGCGGCGAACTCTTTACCGGTGATACCACTGTAGAGTGGTTCGTTGCCGTAGTAGTTGTAGCCTGCCTTGCGGAGTTGGTGGCCGAAGTAATCGGCGGCGGTGTTCTCCTCGGAGAATTGGAAGGGTGTCGAGTCCTGGGGATGGCCGTGAAGAGCACCGGCCTTGCCAGCCATTGATTCGATCATCTGGGCGATTGTCATACCTGTTTCCATTGGTCAGTCGAGGAATCTTATAGGTGATATAATCAAAGGATGAAGACTTACGAGAGGGGAAAGCGTGAGGGTTAATGATAAGGTCAGGTTGGATGCCACTCTCGGAGAAGGGCATGTCGACTGCCGGCCAGAGTTGGGAGCAGACACCTTTCTGTCCGTGACGAGAGGAGAACTTATCACCAATGACAGGCTTTCTGGGGATACGGTACTTGACGCTGAGGGATTGGCACGGTTCGATACCGGTCTCGGCACCCATGATACGGATGCTGTCGATGTATCCTTCTTCGGCGTCCTTGTACTTGACAAAATGGGTGATGCCATCGACATTCACATAAGAGTCCGAGGCTGCATCATAACGCACGTTGTGGTATGCAGCGACGAGACTTCCCTCCTTGACCCTAGCGCCAATGTGAGGAAGACCATCTTCGTCGATGGTGTTACGCCACTCAGCCCTAATTTCACCCCCTGGAGCAAAGCCGAACAACTTAGTAATTTCACGTCTAGATTTGTTCCTTCGCGACTCTTTCTCATCGAGGGAATGGACCTTCGTCTTGTAGATTGTACCGTGACCGAATCCACGTTCGTGTGAAGATTTGTTGATAATCATAGCGTCGTCCATGTCATAACCCGTATATGAAATAATAGCAACAACCGCGTTCGTGCCGTTCGGGAAGTTATCCAAACCATAAGCATTGTAAAGAGGGGGGCGCACAATTGGTGTCTGTCCCGTTTGCAGTCGGTAAAGCTTGTTGTCTGTACGGTAATCGATGGCTGTTCCGGGCGTTCCCATTGTCTGCTTGCTCATTTGACACTGGTACATGTTACGAGGCGACTGGTTATAATCGGAGAAAGGAGTCATGTTAGCCACAATTGAGAGGATGTTTGTCGGTGTAAACTCAATGTGCGTCGAAATACCCGCGACAAGGTCCGATGGTAAACAGGCAATTTCCATGAAGGGCTGCTCGAACGGTCCCACGTAGTCAAGCTTATCGAGAGGCAAGTACTTAACCTCTCTGTACATCCTAGCTGCTTGCGAGAACATGTAAATACCGGGATATTGACCACCGTTAGAGTTAGGGACATATCCAATCTCCAGCTCTCGAGGGACATTGTGGCTGCCCTCAACCTTCCAGTGTCTCAGGGTATCAGCGATCATGCGAGCCTGTTTCGGTGAGCAGAAACCAACGATTCTGCCATCCAACTGAACCGTTACGCTCTCCTCCAATGAGACAGAGGACTCCGAGCGCAC encodes:
- a CDS encoding DNA-directed RNA polymerase I core subunit RPA135 (RNA polymerase I, second largest subunit) codes for the protein MAPAKTDTNWSVNYDVLRREHLFKNPPKDRTAYPALAASIKPHVDSFNALFEDSKILQAGLKDIGTKTFIDGEAETPEQKKARQAEGRKAPKRNKLHVRIKEVFLEKPAIPPTNKFTTRNRNIYPSECRERHATYRGKLRARIEYRVNNGDWMEAVRELGQVPIMMRTNRCHLEKATPAELVEHKEESEELGGYFIVNGNEKLIRMLIVGKRNFPMAIVRGSFVKRGHTYTKFGVQIRSVRPDQTSQTNVLHYLSDGNVTFRFSWRKNEYLVPVMMILKALVETNDREIFEGLVGSASSEGINNTFVTDRVELLLRTYKGYNLHSRSACRAYLGEKFKPVLGVPMDMSNEEAGTEFLRKVVLPHLGNQNVTETQDYDKFKLIMFMIRKLYALVAGDCAPDNPDAVSNQEILLGGFLYGMILKERLEEWVRSFGPILRDWSMRNHGAKFTDPSFERDFLSKVVKRSNENIGGALEYFLSTGNLVSPTGLDLQQTSGYTVMAEKINFYRFISHFRMIHRGSFFAQLKTTTVRKLLPESWGFLCPVHTPDGSPCGLLNHLAHKCLISTSDIDVSHLPRLLVQLGVRSESSVSLEESVTVQLDGRIVGFCSPKQARMIADTLRHWKVEGSHNVPRELEIGYVPNSNGGQYPGIYMFSQAARMYREVKYLPLDKLDYVGPFEQPFMEIACLPSDLVAGISTHIEFTPTNILSIVANMTPFSDYNQSPRNMYQCQMSKQTMGTPGTAIDYRTDNKLYRLQTGQTPIVRPPLYNAYGLDNFPNGTNAVVAIISYTGYDMDDAMIINKSSHERGFGHGTIYKTKVHSLDEKESRRNKSRREITKLFGFAPGGEIRAEWRNTIDEDGLPHIGARVKEGSLVAAYHNVRYDAASDSYVNVDGITHFVKYKDAEEGYIDSIRIMGAETGIEPCQSLSVKYRIPRKPVIGDKFSSRHGQKGVCSQLWPAVDMPFSESGIQPDLIINPHAFPSRMTIAQMIESMAGKAGALHGHPQDSTPFQFSEENTAADYFGHQLRKAGYNYYGNEPLYSGITGKEFAADIFIGVVHYQRLRHMVNDKFQVRTTGPVNSLTGQPVKGRAKGGGIRVGEMERDSLIAHGAAFILQDRLMNCSDTQRAWLCRDCGSFLSTQVALAGGSGKARNQGAAAAAAKAASSQLTQASGSSGIVRCRRCAREAVFDDSRAITWEDGDGRRYVGGDNVTVVAVPGVLRYLDVELAAMGIRMKFKVDN
- a CDS encoding uncharacterized protein (predicted protein), which encodes MTALILPLHEHGAYEKAGRERVSTAKELSDWGEATEDDAVSDITDKLENSVQPSRNHRAKIQDDIAKLKIKDPESIRLETLEQELVRAEAQSLVAEAQLTNMTRAKLKEAFDIHLAAVIERGEKQILLARHARRLLGILDDSPVVPGEPRKDYDRGDEASQIIQDAERGLRTWESTTVPIPTSAGHLHDSTLLPAPAARAARDSQALTVGSSEVDGREMSASTRDINGSASDIRYTEEYPPETQGTNEYVNEYGSGTQQGIAPVIEAQEFQEPVTAPVEPTRDTYSAPGNAITYIPGTKQRVDTATGAEGYGESSIQGARGMYGATPDVTGYTPGAQDTIPGTKEHVGPISEARSWDASVTDVSGDVNENVASGRSIDDSVSITDPTQHFEEPSTELTEGTEATKMTEATDDANGSIREKLQEQPQAALGIPQVVAVPY
- the pre2 gene encoding proteasome core particle subunit beta 5 (20S proteasome, regulatory subunit beta type PSMB5/PSMB8/PRE2); amino-acid sequence: MDKLVAQYSRPAHQNEMYSEQEQHDLTESLPPLSLKFNLPPVDNSRSWLRAMTDDHSNPSCPIKLAHGTTTLAFRFQGGIIVATDSRATAGNWIASQTVKKVIPVSRLSRGEDKANNAPTPGLLGTMAGGAADCQYWLRYLSQQCTLHEIRHKRRITVAAASKILANLTYAYKGYGLSMGTMLAGMTPQEGPALYYIDSDGTRLPGNLFCVGSGQTFAYGVLDANYRYDLTEEEALELGRRSILAAMHRDAYSGGFINLYHVKEEGWVHHGFDDMNPIFWKTKLEKGEFSNVTSEL